A DNA window from Hordeum vulgare subsp. vulgare chromosome 1H, MorexV3_pseudomolecules_assembly, whole genome shotgun sequence contains the following coding sequences:
- the LOC123407657 gene encoding NAD(P)H-quinone oxidoreductase subunit S, chloroplastic-like, which translates to MAPAPTTPSFLRPPPLHPHRIRLPAPPPSASFRLSEILGGRGLCNGEIGIRKELLSPTPPSPPPSTPSGDSSPGSAESDPPAVDPDAFEKEMMGLTGGFPGGEVGLKDFVAKNPPPPPKRAQTGGKASSAMVPAGRPRPPELPLFLPGMVVLVKNPNNAYHMYCGIVQRVTDGKVGVLFEGGNWDRLITFGVDELEGREKGPPMVNPKSVVLEALVEAMDEDEVAEKKKEEEDTAAMKA; encoded by the coding sequence ATGGCGCCCGCGCCCACCACCCCCTCCTTCCTCCGGCCCCCGCCGCTGCACCCCCACCGCATCCGcctccccgcccctcctccctccgCGTCCTTCCGCCTCTCCGAGATCCTCGGTGGCCGCGGCCTCTGCAACGGCGAGATCGGCATCCGCAAGGAGCTCCTATCGCCCACCCCGCCCTCACCTCCTCCGTCCACGCCCTCGGGAGACTCCTCGCCAGGAAGCGCCGAGTCGGACCCGCCGGCGGTGGACCCGGACGCGTTCGAGAAGGAGATGATGGGCCTCACGGGCGGCTTCCCCGGCGGCGAGGTCGGGCTCAAGGACTTCGTCGCCAAGaacccgcctcctcctcccaagAGAGCCCAGACGGGCGGGAAAGCGTCCTCCGCCATGGTTCCGGCGGGGCGGCCTAGGCCGCCGGAGTTGCCGCTGTTCCTCCCTGGCATGGTGGTGCTCGTCAAGAACCCCAACAACGCGTACCACATGTACTGCGGCATCGTGCAGCGCGTCACCGATGGGAAGGTGGGGGTGCTGTTCGAGGGCGGGAACTGGGATAGGCTCATCACCTTCGGCGTCGACGAGCTCGAGGGCCGGGAGAAGGGCCCGCCCATGGTGAACCCCAAGTCGGTCGTGCTCGAGGCGCTCGTCGAGGCCATGGACGAGGACGAGGtggccgagaagaagaaggaagaggaagacacGGCCGCCATGAAGGCTTGA